A genome region from Bombilactobacillus bombi includes the following:
- a CDS encoding GTP pyrophosphokinase: MAKRNWKTFLLPYEQAVNELKIKLRSLRKEYIEEGEHSPIEYVMGRVKSVESIKEKMQRRYIKDELLEQDMQDIAGIRIQCQFVEDIYQVVDILHDRTDLSVVEERDYIANSKPSGYRSYHMVIKYPIQQADGVKDILAEIQIRTLAMNFWSTIEHSLNYKYQGDFPEDINARLKRAAEASFMLDEEMSKIRGEIQDAQQYFSNQKGPESVPIKEHSHESLDSK; encoded by the coding sequence ATGGCGAAAAGAAATTGGAAAACTTTCTTATTGCCCTATGAACAAGCAGTAAATGAATTGAAAATCAAATTACGCAGCTTGCGTAAAGAATACATTGAAGAGGGTGAACACTCGCCCATTGAATATGTGATGGGGCGAGTCAAGTCAGTTGAAAGTATTAAAGAAAAAATGCAACGACGATATATTAAAGATGAGTTATTAGAACAAGATATGCAGGATATTGCGGGAATTAGAATTCAGTGTCAATTTGTAGAAGATATTTATCAAGTTGTTGATATCTTACATGATCGTACTGATTTATCAGTTGTTGAAGAGCGCGATTATATTGCTAATAGTAAGCCTAGTGGTTATCGCTCCTATCACATGGTCATCAAATATCCGATTCAACAAGCTGATGGTGTCAAAGATATTTTAGCAGAAATTCAAATTCGGACTCTAGCCATGAATTTTTGGTCAACTATTGAACATTCCTTGAATTATAAGTATCAAGGCGATTTTCCAGAAGACATTAATGCCCGATTAAAAAGAGCTGCGGAAGCTTCTTTTATGCTGGATGAAGAAATGTCTAAAATTCGTGGTGAAATTCAAGATGCACAGCAATACTTTTCCAACCAAAAAGGTCCTGAATCTGTACCGATAAAGGAGCATTCACATGAAAGTTTGGATTCAAAATAA
- a CDS encoding DsbA family protein: MWEIFIFVNPIGNRCLTTEKTIIQFAQQHKMSVHFKFIALNNVYAIDDYMQRNNLDLHNITLRNKVTEKIHQATLFYKAATFQGNKKGRNFLMSLQDAININHLTFNLDLVKSLAQQAHLDWETLVADKDSQLAFTQCQIDQQKAAQFKITAPPTTVIYDYSNYLCEQGVIIQACSLAQLQTFLNKLIKKDYQILLDRQLHTLE, from the coding sequence ATGTGGGAAATATTTATTTTTGTTAACCCTATTGGAAATCGCTGTTTAACAACCGAAAAAACTATTATACAATTTGCTCAACAACACAAAATGAGCGTTCATTTTAAATTTATCGCTCTCAATAATGTATATGCGATTGACGATTACATGCAGCGAAATAATCTGGATTTACATAATATCACTTTACGTAATAAAGTGACTGAAAAAATCCATCAGGCAACACTATTTTACAAAGCTGCAACCTTTCAAGGCAACAAAAAAGGCCGCAATTTTTTAATGTCTTTGCAAGATGCCATTAATATTAATCATTTAACTTTTAATCTGGATTTAGTTAAATCCTTAGCGCAACAAGCGCACCTCGATTGGGAAACTTTGGTAGCCGATAAAGACAGTCAATTAGCATTTACCCAATGTCAAATTGATCAGCAAAAAGCAGCTCAATTCAAAATCACCGCGCCACCAACCACCGTAATTTATGATTATTCTAATTATCTTTGTGAGCAAGGTGTCATTATCCAAGCTTGTTCATTGGCGCAATTGCAGACTTTTTTAAACAAACTTATTAAAAAAGATTATCAAATTTTGCTTGATCGGCAGTTACACACGCTTGAATAA
- a CDS encoding competence protein CoiA — translation MIYAIQNPAHELFFCPKCKRPVQLIKGVKRPYFRHIGSKTITAPESSLHLAGKHWLAQFFASFFVVDLEYVWDVEQRLDLYARNQRWQFAVEYQCSPISKKELQRRNQLYVQKGLKPLWIFGPQHYQQAHKLRHLQNVVSYSSSWGFYVLFKLPQDDFLRLNHHYQSSPYSNKLYWQQAKIENWQQLSHLKPKSPSYPVHTIDWQQWYQFQQLHPQQNFIALQNWCYQHQCSLLFFIKKTPPTTMFPIYRYWPCYLTILKLMDTNVVADLPLISESVIQACVTADQAKFDNLF, via the coding sequence TTGATTTATGCCATCCAAAATCCAGCTCATGAATTATTTTTTTGCCCTAAATGCAAACGTCCTGTTCAGTTAATTAAAGGTGTTAAGCGACCATATTTTCGACATATAGGCTCTAAAACTATTACAGCACCAGAATCCTCGCTGCATTTAGCTGGGAAGCATTGGTTAGCGCAATTTTTTGCGTCCTTTTTTGTGGTTGATTTAGAGTATGTGTGGGATGTTGAGCAACGCTTAGATTTGTATGCGCGCAATCAGCGCTGGCAATTTGCTGTTGAATACCAATGTTCGCCAATTAGTAAAAAAGAATTACAACGCCGTAACCAATTATATGTGCAAAAAGGATTAAAGCCTTTATGGATTTTTGGCCCACAACATTATCAACAAGCTCATAAATTAAGACATCTGCAAAATGTTGTCAGTTATTCGAGCAGTTGGGGATTTTATGTTTTATTTAAACTTCCACAAGATGATTTTTTACGATTAAACCATCATTATCAAAGTAGCCCTTATAGCAATAAATTGTATTGGCAGCAAGCAAAAATTGAAAATTGGCAACAATTATCGCATCTCAAGCCAAAATCGCCGTCTTATCCTGTGCATACTATTGATTGGCAGCAGTGGTATCAATTTCAGCAGTTGCATCCCCAACAAAATTTTATTGCGTTACAAAATTGGTGTTATCAACATCAATGCTCGTTATTATTTTTCATTAAAAAAACACCACCAACAACGATGTTTCCAATCTATCGTTATTGGCCGTGTTATTTAACCATCTTAAAACTTATGGACACCAATGTTGTAGCTGATTTACCATTAATTAGTGAATCAGTTATTCAAGCGTGTGTAACTGCCGATCAAGCAAAATTTGATAATCTTTTTTAA
- a CDS encoding adaptor protein MecA — protein MEIEHVSENMIRVVLGNHDLKERGVTVLDLLGNRKQIESFFYSILEEVDTDHTFAQDQTVTFQVVPNSNGLELLISKAPKDGKDDSLQESNQFLKTLGLLDQNEANDDDMTDVDESNAVVQEIVVKFDNFEDFVALSQVLVAESVVSDLYKYQNQYYLKLTVYVDELRSTTVSNLVALLQEYGQVVQQPADVLSEFGQVVMQQTALELTRYYFK, from the coding sequence GTGGAAATTGAACACGTAAGCGAGAATATGATTCGTGTAGTCTTAGGCAATCACGATTTAAAAGAACGAGGCGTGACTGTACTAGATTTACTCGGAAACCGCAAGCAAATTGAGTCGTTTTTTTATAGTATTCTTGAAGAAGTTGATACCGATCATACTTTTGCCCAAGATCAGACTGTCACTTTTCAGGTAGTGCCTAATAGTAATGGCTTAGAATTATTAATCTCAAAAGCACCTAAGGATGGCAAAGATGATTCTTTACAAGAATCCAATCAGTTTTTGAAGACTTTAGGTTTATTAGATCAGAACGAAGCTAATGATGACGATATGACTGATGTTGATGAAAGCAATGCTGTAGTGCAAGAAATTGTTGTTAAATTTGATAATTTTGAAGATTTTGTGGCTTTAAGCCAAGTTTTAGTGGCTGAAAGTGTAGTGAGCGATTTATATAAATATCAAAATCAATATTATTTAAAATTAACTGTCTATGTTGATGAATTGCGCAGTACCACTGTTAGTAACTTGGTTGCTTTGCTTCAAGAATATGGCCAAGTCGTCCAGCAACCAGCGGATGTTTTATCTGAATTTGGTCAAGTGGTTATGCAACAAACTGCCTTAGAATTGACACGTTATTACTTCAAATAA
- the spx gene encoding transcriptional regulator Spx, whose translation MVTLYTSPSCTSCRKAKKWFKEHNIPFKERNIFAQPLSKDEIKKILQMTEDGTEEIISTRSKAYQALKMDINDLTIDQLISLIETNPGLLRRPIMMDDKSLQVGYNEDEIRRFLPRQVRVMELKQLQEAQTV comes from the coding sequence ATGGTAACTTTATATACATCTCCAAGTTGTACATCTTGTCGAAAGGCTAAGAAATGGTTTAAAGAGCACAATATTCCCTTTAAAGAACGCAATATCTTTGCACAACCGCTCTCTAAAGATGAAATTAAGAAAATTTTGCAAATGACCGAAGACGGTACTGAAGAAATCATTTCGACACGTTCCAAGGCTTATCAAGCTTTAAAAATGGATATTAATGATTTAACAATTGATCAGTTAATTAGTTTGATCGAAACTAATCCGGGACTTTTACGGCGTCCAATTATGATGGATGATAAGAGTTTACAAGTTGGTTATAATGAAGATGAAATTCGGCGGTTTTTGCCACGTCAGGTTCGAGTAATGGAATTAAAGCAATTACAAGAGGCACAAACAGTTTAA
- a CDS encoding MBL fold metallo-hydrolase yields MKLTILGYYGGYPYRGQATSGYLVQEQGFNLLLDCGSGVLNSLMTVIDPLQLDAVLLTHYHHDHMADLGVLQYYWQLKTGKKKHSQLTIYGHTQDPLNFASLTMPNVSQGLAYSDLQPLDLGPFTITFLKTIHPVPAFATKIVSKKDNKIFVFTSDTAYFEGLIEFSQQAYLLVTDTNFGAAKKGQIWHMTSQQSGKLAQDAHVQRLVISHLPQEYSLDKLQREAQQAAGDIAVIRARTGLKIVF; encoded by the coding sequence ATGAAATTAACAATACTAGGTTATTATGGCGGTTATCCATATCGAGGACAAGCCACCAGTGGGTATTTAGTTCAAGAACAAGGGTTTAATTTGCTTTTGGATTGTGGAAGTGGGGTGCTTAATTCGTTAATGACAGTTATCGACCCTTTGCAATTAGATGCTGTTTTACTCACTCACTATCATCATGATCATATGGCAGATTTAGGCGTTCTGCAATATTATTGGCAGCTGAAAACAGGCAAGAAGAAACATTCCCAATTAACAATTTATGGACATACGCAAGATCCTTTGAACTTTGCTTCTTTAACCATGCCCAACGTCAGTCAAGGTCTAGCATATTCAGATCTGCAGCCTTTGGATTTAGGTCCTTTTACGATTACTTTTTTAAAAACAATTCATCCAGTGCCAGCTTTTGCTACCAAAATTGTATCAAAAAAGGATAATAAAATTTTTGTTTTTACTTCTGATACTGCATATTTTGAAGGCTTAATTGAATTTTCTCAGCAAGCGTATTTATTAGTGACTGATACTAATTTTGGCGCAGCAAAAAAGGGGCAAATTTGGCATATGACTTCACAGCAATCTGGTAAATTGGCACAAGATGCTCATGTGCAAAGATTGGTTATATCTCATTTGCCACAAGAATATTCCTTGGATAAATTACAACGTGAAGCCCAACAAGCGGCTGGCGATATTGCTGTAATAAGAGCTAGAACTGGACTCAAAATTGTTTTTTAA
- a CDS encoding copper-translocating P-type ATPase yields the protein MSDMKMMHHSHEMMPGGQMMHMENFKQKFWTSLVLAVPILFLSPAMGFHLPFQFQFPGSDIIVVIFATALFFYGGQPFLKGAWEELKNHRPEMMTLIALGITTSYTYSIYAFIQNDLLHNSEMIMDFFWELATLILIMLLGHWLEMKSLMSAQSSVHTLASLLPAKVHLQKGDQIKDVDLNEVSVGAVFEVRAGESIPLDGTVLTGKSSVNESLVTGESQAVTKKTGDSVIGGSLNGQQTLTIKATKSVETGFLANVEKLVQESQHNKSKLQTRANRVSGWLFYAALVIGIIALIVWASLIDFATGLQRLVTVLVIACPHALGLAIPLVNTRSTTLSARNGLLIRNRQVIDISPKIDYVLLDKTGTLTQGKFQVQVCRSLTTQWTDEELIQIIGGLEAQSNHPIAQSVQHYLQEQHLQPQRATKVTNLAGRGLKGIIDNQEYQLFNQKAVKELDIDLPKLSNENLTTSYLIANNKVVGYLGVGDQLKPTARELIKQLQAQNMTPIMLTGDNQAVAADIAQQLGITEFKANLLPQDKQTEILKLQAAGHQVMMVGDGINDAPSLAQANIGVAIGAGTDIAIESADVVLVNSDPLDIVKFLRLARNTHRKTVQNLWWGAGYNIIALPLAAGIFAFAGIVLSPAVGAILMSLSTIIVAINASLLKI from the coding sequence ATGTCTGATATGAAGATGATGCATCATTCTCATGAGATGATGCCAGGTGGACAAATGATGCATATGGAAAATTTTAAGCAAAAGTTTTGGACATCACTTGTTTTAGCGGTACCTATTCTGTTTTTATCGCCCGCAATGGGCTTTCATTTACCATTTCAATTTCAATTTCCTGGTTCTGATATTATAGTTGTAATTTTTGCAACTGCGTTATTTTTTTATGGTGGGCAGCCATTTTTAAAAGGAGCTTGGGAAGAATTAAAAAATCATCGTCCAGAAATGATGACCTTGATTGCCTTGGGAATTACGACTTCTTATACCTACAGCATATATGCCTTTATTCAAAATGATCTTTTGCATAATTCTGAGATGATAATGGATTTCTTTTGGGAATTAGCAACTCTAATTTTAATTATGTTATTAGGTCATTGGTTGGAAATGAAATCATTAATGAGCGCACAAAGTTCGGTTCATACGTTGGCATCTTTATTACCAGCTAAAGTTCATCTTCAAAAAGGTGATCAGATTAAAGATGTTGACTTAAATGAAGTTTCAGTAGGCGCAGTCTTTGAAGTACGTGCTGGCGAGTCAATCCCTCTGGATGGCACAGTATTAACTGGAAAAAGTTCAGTTAATGAATCCTTGGTCACTGGTGAAAGTCAAGCAGTAACAAAAAAAACTGGTGATAGTGTCATTGGCGGTTCCCTTAATGGTCAGCAAACTTTGACTATTAAGGCTACTAAAAGTGTGGAAACAGGATTTTTAGCTAACGTAGAAAAATTAGTTCAAGAATCACAACATAACAAATCTAAATTGCAGACCCGGGCTAATCGAGTTTCTGGTTGGTTATTTTATGCAGCTTTGGTCATTGGTATTATAGCGTTAATTGTTTGGGCAAGCTTGATTGATTTTGCTACAGGTCTCCAACGCTTAGTTACCGTTTTAGTGATTGCTTGCCCGCATGCTTTGGGTTTAGCAATTCCTTTAGTGAATACACGCAGTACCACTTTAAGCGCTCGAAATGGCTTGTTGATACGCAATCGTCAAGTGATTGATATCAGTCCCAAAATAGATTATGTATTATTAGATAAAACTGGAACCTTAACTCAAGGCAAGTTTCAAGTACAAGTATGTCGTTCATTGACAACTCAATGGACCGATGAAGAACTTATTCAAATAATTGGTGGATTAGAAGCCCAATCCAATCATCCAATCGCTCAAAGTGTTCAACATTATTTACAAGAACAACATTTACAGCCACAAAGGGCTACTAAAGTAACAAACTTAGCTGGTCGTGGGTTAAAAGGTATAATTGACAATCAGGAATATCAATTGTTCAATCAAAAAGCCGTTAAAGAATTAGATATTGATTTGCCAAAACTTTCTAATGAGAACTTAACCACCAGTTACTTAATTGCCAATAACAAAGTAGTAGGTTATTTAGGCGTTGGTGATCAACTCAAACCCACTGCCCGTGAATTAATTAAACAGTTACAAGCACAAAATATGACACCAATCATGTTAACTGGTGATAATCAAGCTGTTGCGGCTGATATTGCTCAACAATTAGGAATAACGGAATTTAAGGCGAATTTGTTGCCCCAAGACAAACAAACTGAAATTCTCAAACTGCAAGCAGCTGGTCATCAAGTAATGATGGTCGGTGATGGCATTAATGATGCTCCTAGCTTGGCGCAAGCTAATATCGGTGTAGCGATTGGTGCAGGAACAGACATTGCTATTGAGTCAGCAGATGTAGTTTTAGTTAATAGTGATCCATTAGATATTGTTAAATTTTTACGGTTGGCACGTAATACCCACCGTAAAACCGTCCAGAATTTGTGGTGGGGAGCCGGTTATAATATTATTGCTTTGCCACTAGCAGCCGGCATATTTGCTTTTGCAGGGATTGTTTTAAGTCCTGCAGTTGGTGCTATTTTAATGTCTTTATCAACTATCATTGTTGCTATTAATGCTTCTCTGTTGAAAATTTAG
- a CDS encoding CopY/TcrY family copper transport repressor, translating into MEEISNAEWEVMRVVWTLKKATSQEIIANLCHSQWQPATIKTLIGRLVKKNCLAAQRQQRPFVYYPLIAENTAMNQATMALFSHLCAMKKGQTIINLLKNTSLSQKDIQSMQLILQKKMQTAPKKIDCDCVVGGHNCE; encoded by the coding sequence ATGGAAGAAATATCGAATGCTGAATGGGAAGTTATGCGCGTTGTTTGGACATTAAAAAAAGCTACTTCACAAGAAATTATTGCTAACTTATGCCACTCACAATGGCAACCTGCTACTATTAAGACTTTAATAGGACGTTTAGTTAAAAAAAACTGTTTAGCAGCTCAAAGACAACAACGACCATTTGTTTATTATCCATTAATTGCTGAAAATACAGCGATGAATCAAGCGACAATGGCTTTGTTTAGTCATTTATGTGCTATGAAGAAAGGCCAAACAATTATAAATTTATTAAAAAACACATCTTTAAGTCAAAAAGATATTCAATCGATGCAATTAATTTTACAAAAAAAAATGCAAACAGCACCAAAAAAAATTGACTGCGATTGTGTAGTTGGAGGTCATAACTGTGAGTGA
- the ptsP gene encoding phosphoenolpyruvate--protein phosphotransferase, with amino-acid sequence MTKTLKGIAASDGFATAPAYLLVEPDLSFKKTSVSDVAAEVQRLQAAIKKSDDELTTIRDIAKNSLGEEEAQVFDAHKMILADPEFTGEVEKQIKENAVNAEQALKDVADKFIAMFEAMTDNKYMQERAADVRDVTKRVMSHLLGVELPNPALIDHEVVIVAHDLTPSDTAQLNKKYVKAFVTDVGGRTAHSAIMARSLEIPAIVGTDTVTTDIKANDTVIIDGVDGDVVINPSDDDIQHYQQLAQDYAAEKAEWAKLKDAATITADGKHFDIAANIGTPKDLTGVIANGAEAIGLYRTEFLYMDSAELPTEEDQFEAYKEVLEGMAGKPVVVRTMDIGGDKHLPYLPLPEEMNPFLGYRAIRISLDRQDIFRTQLRALLRASAFGQLRIMFPMIGTLQEFRKAKAILLEEMDKLKAEGVDYDANVQVGIMMEVPAAAVLADQFAKEVDFFSIGTNDLIQYTMAADRGNDRVSYLYQPYNPSILRLIKYVIDSAHKEGKWVGMCGEAAGDPVMTPLLMGMGLDEYSMSATSILKVRSLMKHLNTEELKSLVDQAVNVSLTNDDNKKLVSEFVEAHKH; translated from the coding sequence ATGACTAAAACCTTAAAGGGAATAGCTGCTAGTGATGGCTTTGCAACGGCTCCAGCGTACTTATTGGTTGAACCTGATCTTTCCTTTAAGAAAACGTCTGTAAGTGATGTTGCTGCTGAAGTTCAACGTCTCCAAGCAGCAATTAAAAAGTCCGATGATGAGTTAACTACTATTCGAGATATTGCTAAGAATTCTTTAGGCGAAGAAGAAGCTCAAGTTTTTGATGCGCATAAGATGATTTTAGCTGATCCAGAATTTACTGGTGAAGTTGAAAAGCAAATCAAAGAGAATGCTGTTAACGCAGAGCAGGCATTAAAAGATGTTGCTGATAAGTTTATTGCAATGTTTGAAGCAATGACTGATAATAAGTATATGCAAGAGCGTGCAGCTGATGTGCGTGATGTTACTAAAAGAGTGATGAGCCACTTGTTGGGAGTCGAATTACCTAATCCGGCTTTGATTGATCATGAAGTAGTGATTGTTGCCCATGATTTAACTCCAAGTGATACTGCTCAATTGAATAAGAAATACGTTAAAGCTTTTGTAACTGATGTTGGCGGTCGTACAGCTCATTCTGCTATTATGGCTCGTTCTTTAGAAATTCCAGCAATTGTTGGTACCGACACAGTTACTACTGATATTAAAGCTAATGACACAGTAATTATTGATGGCGTTGATGGTGATGTTGTTATTAATCCTAGTGATGATGATATTCAACATTATCAACAATTGGCTCAAGATTATGCTGCTGAAAAAGCTGAATGGGCTAAATTGAAAGACGCAGCTACAATTACTGCTGATGGCAAACATTTTGACATCGCAGCTAATATTGGTACACCAAAAGACTTAACCGGTGTAATTGCTAATGGTGCAGAAGCTATTGGTTTGTATCGGACCGAATTCTTATACATGGATTCAGCCGAATTACCAACAGAAGAAGATCAATTTGAAGCTTATAAAGAAGTTCTAGAAGGTATGGCTGGTAAACCGGTCGTTGTTCGGACAATGGATATTGGAGGCGACAAACATTTACCATACTTGCCACTTCCTGAAGAAATGAATCCGTTCTTAGGATATCGGGCTATTCGTATTAGCTTAGATCGTCAAGATATCTTCCGGACACAATTACGAGCATTATTGCGTGCTTCTGCTTTTGGTCAATTAAGAATTATGTTTCCAATGATTGGTACTTTGCAAGAATTTCGGAAAGCAAAAGCAATTTTGTTAGAAGAAATGGACAAGCTTAAGGCTGAAGGCGTTGATTATGATGCTAATGTTCAAGTTGGTATCATGATGGAAGTTCCAGCTGCTGCTGTTTTGGCAGACCAATTTGCTAAAGAAGTTGACTTCTTTAGCATTGGAACTAATGATTTAATTCAATATACAATGGCAGCAGATCGTGGTAATGATCGCGTTTCTTATCTTTATCAGCCTTATAACCCTTCCATTTTGCGCTTAATCAAGTATGTCATTGATTCGGCACATAAAGAAGGAAAATGGGTTGGTATGTGTGGTGAAGCTGCTGGTGACCCTGTGATGACGCCATTATTGATGGGTATGGGGCTAGATGAATATTCAATGAGTGCTACTTCAATTTTGAAAGTTCGTTCATTGATGAAGCATTTGAATACTGAAGAACTTAAATCTTTAGTTGATCAAGCAGTCAATGTTTCCTTAACCAATGATGACAATAAAAAATTAGTAAGCGAATTTGTAGAAGCTCATAAACATTAA
- a CDS encoding phosphocarrier protein HPr encodes MEKKDFHVIAETGIHARPATMLVQAASKFSSDINLEYSGKTVNLKSIMGVMSLGVGQGADVTITADGEDASDAMAAISETMTKEGLSE; translated from the coding sequence ATGGAAAAGAAAGATTTTCACGTAATTGCAGAAACAGGTATTCATGCACGTCCAGCAACAATGTTAGTTCAAGCAGCTAGCAAATTTAGTTCAGATATTAATCTTGAATACTCTGGCAAGACTGTTAATTTGAAGTCCATTATGGGTGTTATGTCTCTTGGTGTTGGTCAAGGTGCTGATGTAACTATCACTGCTGATGGTGAAGACGCAAGTGATGCAATGGCTGCAATTTCAGAAACCATGACAAAGGAAGGACTTTCAGAATAA
- a CDS encoding ATP-dependent Clp protease ATP-binding subunit, which yields MLCQNCHKNEATIHLYTSVNGRRAEVNLCQNCYQKLRDQQGQSGNSMMYSDPFGFGDLGELFGNIDPQQAAIRRGQEVPNQPQRGGNNRNGGNGILDQYGVDLTAQAKAGKIDPVIGRDQEISRVIEILNRRTKNNPVLIGEAGVGKTAVVEGLAQKIVDSQVPEKLQNKRVIRLDVVSLVQGTGVRGQFEQRMQQLIKELHQNKDIILFIDEIHEIVGAGNAEGGMDAGNVLKPALARGELQLVGATTFNEYRQIEKDSALARRLQPVEVNEPTVEQTLQILKGIKPKYESYHHVKYTDDAIEAAATLSNRYIQDRFLPDKAIDLLDESGSRKNLTLNPIDPKDVQQKINEAESQKQTALKQEDYEKAAFYRDQVKKFEAMRDDKVDTEKEPTVTEKDIEKIVEEKTNIPVGELKSQEQEQLRNLTPDLEAHVIGQEDAVKQVSRAIRRNRVGFNKTGRPIGSFLFVGPTGVGKTELAKQLARQLFGSKDAMIRFDMSEYMEKHSVSKLIGSPPGYVGYEEAGQLTEQVRRHPYSLILLDEIEKAHPDVMHMFLQIMDDGRLTDSQGRTVSFKDTILIMTSNAGQGTTEASVGFGAEASGTTNSVIDKLGNFFKPEFLNRFDGIIEFKPLEKDSLMKIVDLMITDTNKMIADQNLDITVTPAAKEKIVDLGYNPSMGARPLRRVIQDQIEDKVADYYLDHPDSKHLKTDVKDDKIEISAAEKTTTE from the coding sequence ATGCTTTGTCAAAATTGTCATAAAAATGAAGCAACTATCCATCTCTATACTAGTGTTAATGGACGAAGAGCAGAAGTTAATCTCTGCCAAAACTGCTATCAAAAATTAAGAGACCAACAAGGTCAAAGTGGAAACTCAATGATGTACAGTGATCCCTTTGGTTTTGGTGATTTAGGTGAATTATTCGGTAATATCGATCCCCAACAAGCAGCCATTCGGCGTGGACAGGAAGTACCCAATCAACCACAACGTGGTGGGAACAACCGTAATGGCGGTAATGGCATATTAGATCAATATGGGGTTGATTTAACAGCTCAAGCTAAAGCTGGCAAGATTGATCCAGTTATTGGTCGTGACCAAGAAATTTCTCGTGTAATTGAAATTTTGAACCGTCGTACTAAAAATAATCCTGTGTTAATTGGTGAAGCCGGCGTCGGTAAAACTGCTGTCGTTGAAGGTTTAGCCCAAAAAATCGTCGATAGCCAAGTACCTGAAAAGTTGCAAAATAAGCGAGTTATTCGTTTAGATGTTGTTTCCTTGGTACAAGGTACTGGTGTCCGTGGACAGTTTGAACAACGGATGCAACAGTTAATTAAAGAATTGCATCAAAACAAAGACATTATTTTATTTATTGATGAAATTCATGAAATTGTCGGTGCTGGTAATGCTGAGGGAGGAATGGACGCTGGTAACGTCTTGAAACCTGCCCTAGCTCGTGGAGAATTACAATTAGTTGGCGCTACAACCTTTAATGAATATCGCCAAATTGAAAAAGATTCTGCGTTAGCTCGGAGACTACAACCAGTTGAAGTAAACGAACCTACCGTTGAACAAACATTGCAAATTTTAAAAGGTATTAAACCTAAATATGAAAGCTATCATCACGTCAAATATACAGATGATGCGATTGAAGCTGCAGCAACCTTATCCAACCGTTATATTCAAGATCGCTTCTTACCTGATAAAGCCATTGACTTATTAGATGAATCTGGTTCACGCAAGAACTTGACTTTGAATCCAATTGATCCTAAAGACGTTCAACAAAAGATTAATGAAGCTGAATCACAAAAACAAACGGCTCTCAAACAAGAAGATTATGAAAAAGCGGCCTTTTATCGAGACCAAGTGAAAAAGTTTGAAGCCATGCGTGATGATAAAGTAGATACAGAAAAAGAACCTACCGTTACTGAAAAAGATATCGAAAAAATTGTTGAGGAAAAGACTAATATTCCAGTAGGCGAATTGAAGTCTCAAGAACAAGAACAATTACGTAATTTAACCCCAGACCTAGAAGCTCATGTTATTGGCCAAGAAGATGCCGTCAAACAAGTTAGTCGGGCTATTCGCCGTAATCGGGTTGGTTTTAATAAGACCGGTCGGCCAATTGGTTCGTTCCTATTTGTAGGTCCAACAGGTGTTGGTAAAACGGAATTAGCTAAGCAATTAGCACGTCAGTTGTTCGGCAGCAAAGATGCAATGATTCGCTTCGACATGTCAGAGTACATGGAAAAACACAGCGTTTCTAAGCTGATTGGTTCCCCTCCAGGGTATGTTGGCTATGAGGAAGCCGGTCAATTAACTGAGCAGGTTCGGCGTCATCCTTATAGTTTAATTCTGCTAGATGAAATTGAAAAAGCTCATCCTGATGTAATGCATATGTTCTTACAAATTATGGATGACGGACGTTTAACTGATTCTCAAGGCCGCACTGTTAGTTTCAAGGATACTATTCTCATCATGACTTCTAACGCTGGCCAAGGAACTACTGAAGCTAGTGTCGGCTTTGGCGCAGAAGCTAGTGGGACAACTAATTCAGTCATTGATAAGTTAGGCAACTTCTTCAAGCCTGAATTTTTGAACCGCTTCGATGGTATTATTGAATTTAAGCCATTAGAGAAAGATAGTCTCATGAAAATTGTTGATTTGATGATTACTGATACTAACAAAATGATTGCTGATCAAAACTTAGATATTACAGTTACTCCCGCTGCTAAAGAAAAGATTGTTGATTTAGGCTACAATCCAAGTATGGGGGCACGGCCATTGCGGCGTGTTATTCAAGATCAAATTGAAGACAAAGTAGCTGATTATTATTTGGATCATCCTGATAGCAAGCATTTAAAAACTGATGTCAAAGATGACAAAATTGAAATTAGTGCCGCTGAAAAGACAACTACTGAATAG